The genomic interval GGGTTGTAACCATTTGAACGCTGAATGTGTCTGTTTGGCAAATAAGAGTTCGAATAGGTTCATAATAGTTTGAACGCGACCTTGCCAAACAGACCATGGCTGAGTCGATTCAGCACCGAACCTAAAACCcaacatttcatcattttaatcaGTCCAAATCACGATGGAGTGGCTTCACTCCATCATTTATACAGCTAAAAGCTGTTTGTGGAGGCTGGAAAACACCATAATGAGGTCGGATCCGACCCCCTTCATTGTTCACCatattatttcaaaaaacaatcaaatgatgagTAGATTAGGGGCATACCTCTTAGAAAATAGAAAGTGGGCTTTCTACGGCGGAGTTGGTGGTGAAGTTGGTGGCAAAAATATGTAGATGACGGTTGtgtcatgttcgaacgtttctctAATATCACAGTATAATACTAATATGATACTAGTATTATACATAATACTATAATACAtgtattataatactaatataatactagtatactagtactagtactagtactatatatactatataatactaatatattatatactagcatatatatacgcgcacacacacactataatacaccatatataatatattagtatattagtatatagtatatatatcagtatatattatataatatatatatatagtatattttataatatttatagaagattcttaatattcttaatatactatatagtatacttatatattatactagtatagtatatttagtatatactataatataatatactatactagtatgctagtatactattatagtttatttagtattactatactatatataatatagtataccatatattatatataatactatacactagtatatataatatactatacaatatataatatactatatattatataatatatttgtatatttagaGGAAATAATTAATGTGTTCGTACAGATAGGGTATGTTTTCGAACAGACTAGTATGGTATTCGAACGTTTAGTGTAGTGCATCTGACTCTGATCAAATGGAAAATTCTTGTagaatgtgtttggagggaaacgTGGCGTCAAATTCATGGAATATACACCCATTCGAACAGATAATATGTAGGGAAATATTCTCTGTTTTGCGTTTGAACTCTTGTCTTAAGCATTCGAACGGGTAAAGGCTGAACAAAAACGCGCTAAATTTAGGCGCAATTGTGAAATTCCCCGTTCAAATGGGAAGTTATAGACTTGGAACGCTATACCTCCAGTCATATTTCACACGGATCATCACGGTTTTGTTTCTTCAAGCCGTGGAgtgcaaagagagagagagagagggatggcGAGCTTGATAGCGAgtgttggagagagagaggagaggttaTAGAGAGAGAAACACCTTTGTAGTTTaggtaagtattttttttttgtggattttttttgtatttcgaattatatatagttgtttttgagatttgatTTATGGTTTTTCTCATAAAGATTTATCTACATGTAGGTATCGGTGATTTGTGGAGATTTATTGGATTGCACAAATTTGAGGTAAGGtctctaaaatattttgggatgaataATATAGTGATTTGTTAATGTTTGTGAAGTTAATGTTAATGTTTGTCAAATTAATGTTAATTGTTTTAGTATGTTAGTGTGATTTGAGGATGAATAGCAAACATTGTCCAACAGCTGTCCTTATGATGTCCGCCAACGtgattttgctttctttttcccATGGTAATAAAGAATCATCCCATgtttactttctttttctttttaaaaaattatatagctATGATTGATGGCATTTTGATGGCATTTTTGTACATAAACTTAATTATattgctgtttttttttaagtaaatatcATTTGGATGGAGAAGAACATTGGGTATTTCCAAATAATATTTGGGTATTTCCATAAAATAgctaaattaatataatataaacaaacaaaccaaTTACCTATAAATTAAACACCCATATAATATTTggatatttccataaaataccctaattaaaataatataaaccaaCAAACCAATTACCTATGAATTAAACGTATTATTTAGACATATTTGAATGTATAATAGTTTGAATTATTTCTAAgtttatgttttatataaacTAGTGGCTTGGTTTACTAGTTAGGAGTCGAATGtcagtattattttgatatgtaattgaaccttagacctgttcTAAAGTTGTGGCCAAACATTcgtaaaaaatatttaggtaCAACTCTTAAATTATCGGAAGTGaacagtttgagattctatcatctatatggCAGATATATTCAGTCTAAACTTTTGTGTTAGTTatgaaaattttggttcagtatttcctttcattcttcaGGTGTGTGATCCATAAGTTGCTCGGGCCATGGATAGGGTCGAGGACTTTTCGcgactagcatacttggagaactGTAGGAAAATATTGATGAAATTTCAACTAATATGGGAGTTTTGGACTGATATATATGCGATATATATTATAGTCTCTCGAATGAGATAaaaccaactaccttatcaaaataGAAGCGGTGAATGTGAAAAGACCTTTGCTGTGTTTACCCATGAATTACGTTTTTTTGAGACACAGTCGACGAGTAATGAAAATACAATGAATAAGAGTTAGGTATTGTTGGGAGATAGACTTGGTCAagactataaggagtatgcacaaatggtgaagtttttttttataaattgctCGTGGGAGTGTTGATAGTCGGAGATTTATAAGATTTCCATGCAAGAAGTGAAAAAAACCTTAATTTTTACAACTTAGTGGTTGTGAAGGAACATTTATATGTAAATTGAATCGATCCTAAATACTCACATTGAGTCTTACATGGTGAACCATTTCCTAAATGAGTTAGATTTGGCAGTCAgtccaatcaaatggaggaagATAACGGCATCGACATAGATGACATAAATGTGGATGTTTTTTATGATAGTGATGATAATAGAGAGGATATAATAGAGATGTTAGGAGATCTTGGTGCATAAATGTTTGGGATTAGGGATGAGAAGAAACATCTACACATTCATTTGAAGGAAATGAAAACTTTGGAAGACTGTGGAAGGATGCACAACGAGAACTATATGAGGGGTGCACCCGTCATAGTAAGTTATCTTTCACGATGAGGTTGCttcatattaaatttatatgtcGTATTTCTGCAAAGGCCATTGACATATTGctcaaattatttaaagaggctctcTCATAGGATAATATAGTACATCGCAATTTTTATGAAGTGAATTAATTGAAATTGAAGCAAGGgttaggatttgattataatatcatccacacaTGTAAGAATGACCGTGTTCTCTTCTGACAGCAATATGCAAAATTTGATGCATGTCTAGTGTGTCATGAGAcaagatggacatccgataaGCGTGGTGTATCCCTAAAGAGTGTTAAGAAATTTTTCGTTGATTACTTGATTGCAAAGATTGTTTACATCCCGGTTGACTGCGAAAGATATGCCTTGGCATCATACATAAAGAGGTAcgtcaaaatccattccaagcaatgtcaccaaatgaatgaaagaaggtttgtgatatttttaaagatcttgcttatcaggtaatttttctgctatttttttatagtatatgatagatgtattaaacatatagacatattgtttttttagcaatagagtactgtgaacaaagcaaacaaatcaaatttgatgatacaccatcatgcgggttctcaatctttttcatcgtttatttaaaaaaagggtAATGTTATATTAGTCtctattaaatattaacatatatattttttctgatttaagttctaatataaattttccttttcagtAAGAAGAAAGTCCTACTGATTATAATCTGACTCAATTGTATGCAAAAGTACATAAAAATCATGATGATGTTTGGACTAGTTTTGAAgcagaataaattatgtaagttttaagtatttttaattcaattgtttaataatatttttgttacttatactagttttaatttttttttgtaggacaagatgatgtCATTTAAGGAAACTGCTACGGATCCATCTGATGAGTTATCTatcaacgatgctcagatcgTTTTTCAAGTTCCTAGACCatattctggatatttgaggggcttagGACAATGCGTTAAGCCATTCTCAacattatcatcatcttctcaaGTCAGATCGAATGAGAAAACTCATGAATTAGAGGAAGCAATGCTTGAAATAGAACATttgaggtccaaggaaaaagatttgctgacccgattagatcaagcagtTGATTTAGAGGCgatattagaagaaaatatgcAGAAGATGCAGAAGAAGCTGGAGATTCTATCCCAAAAATTGTTTGAACAATGGCAAtaaatgatgtcccaaaactctatgccaccaccacaattctagaacttatttttctttaattgtcattttattattatgtcccaaaacatttgaacaattgtgatatttaaattacattatttaatattagtatcttatttttaatttaaattagttatgTATCATGAGTactaccgttcgaacggacgATACCCagtttgaatagtaaattgCAATTTATAAATCTTCGATAGCTTTTTACATTGCGTTTGAACCGAACAAAACCCATTCGAATGATTAGAGAGAAATCCAGATCTTCGAACAACCATACATAGCGTTTGAATAGTATCACGTTCAAACAGTCGTTTTATTTTCGATCTGACAGTAATCGTTCATATTAATTGTGTTCGAAGAACAATTTTGCTTTTTGTTCGAACACTCTATCCTTTTGAACAAGATCAAATATATTCGATAGTTCGAATCAAGTTTATGTACGGTTCGAAtgtatttgtgtttgtttgaaCTAATTTCTTTCCATTCGAAAggttttttgggaaaaaaaattttagtctTCAAAAAAATGTCCATTCAAATGCCTACGACTGGTTTTGCCCAATTTTGTccccaaattttttttgagatgaaaatctAATTTCGTCTGAAAAAATCTTTTGAGACAAGCTTCTTGAAACGACTAAATTTCCTCTCAAAAAagtttttgagatgaaaatgagattttttgggacaaaatgatTCGTCCCAAAAACCCaattctcatttcatcccaaaagaccaATTCTCTTGTAATGTTactgtgaaatatttaattaaaaagaatatagtATAAAATTAGGGTTTGAGCTCAGaatttatacttatattatatgtaaaattactaattatcataaaaatttaagcagatgaaaaatgatagatttttattatttattttatattttaacattatcAATGATTTTGAAGGAAGATATGGGATCCATTTTAGAATGGACGTTCTAACATGTGCTGCtgctagctgcatgcatgcacttgttatatataattagctgTCAACTGAGGCCGTATAGGCTGACTTCTTGGTGCACAAATATGTTTGACCGAGTTCTTGGTCACCGAATAATTCTCCTCGACACAATTGTTcagtattttactatttttccaccatgcatatatatatatatatatatatatatttgtcattCTGCCAAATGCCAATATgtaacaatttattttattattaatttctttatttgcCCAACCTGTAAATGAAGTCTCTTCTACAAGTCCGTACGTAGTTGTCCCTCTCAAACATTAGTGGAAGACCCTGAACCTCATACAACCAATGCTGCCTACATATAATATTACACTTCCCAACAAATGGTCCATATATTAGCTCATTTTTCTGACTTTCCCAGGAATGGTTGCCTGTCTCTTCCCTTTGTACCCTAAACAACCGTCACAGTGAAGAGGGTTCTGATCTTCAACCGGCTTCTAAAATGGAAACAAAATCAGACACCATCATCATCTTCGACATTCAAACGAATAAGGATTCCATCCCTGACAACATCAAGAGGGCTCCTGCAAACGCGGGAGATGTGAAAAAGAAGCGCGGTCCAATGAACCTCCTCAGAGCAGCATCATTTATTTTCCGCAGGTCTAAGAAACCGAAACCCAGTCATGTGGATGTAGCCTCCAATGGGTCATCGAAGCTCCAGTCGCACGTTGATCAGGTAGCCCTGCCAGAGTTGGTCTCGTCCCCGATGGTCGAACTCTTCAAGGTATCATGTGGGTTCTCGTCACCCATGTCTCGATCCTGCTACGGCTCGGCCTCTT from Juglans microcarpa x Juglans regia isolate MS1-56 chromosome 4S, Jm3101_v1.0, whole genome shotgun sequence carries:
- the LOC121263417 gene encoding uncharacterized protein LOC121263417, whose amino-acid sequence is METKSDTIIIFDIQTNKDSIPDNIKRAPANAGDVKKKRGPMNLLRAASFIFRRSKKPKPSHVDVASNGSSKLQSHVDQVALPELVSSPMVELFKVSCGFSSPMSRSCYGSASSCSEASTSRHASAVNLQELDRSEDIDHDGAAYANCIGDEMIDAKAEVFIAQFYQQMRLQRMDSIDRRYHERTQRSIG